In a single window of the Lagenorhynchus albirostris chromosome 19, mLagAlb1.1, whole genome shotgun sequence genome:
- the PAF1 gene encoding RNA polymerase II-associated factor 1 homolog isoform X1, which produces MAPTIQTQAQREDGHSVSLLPTRPNSHRTLPERSGVVCRVKYCNSLPDIPFDPKFITYPFDQNRFVQYKATSLEKQHKHDLLTEPDLGVTIDLINPDTYRIDPNVLLDPADEKLLEEEIQAPTSSKRSQQHAKVVPWMRKTEYISTEFNRYGISNEKPEVKIGVSVKQQFTEEEIYKDRDSQITAIEKTFEDAQKSISQHYSKPRVTPVEVMPVFPDFKMWINPCAQVIFDSDPAPKDTSGAAALEMMSQAMIRGMMDEEGNQFVAYFLPVEETLKKRKRDQEEEMDYAPDDVYDYKIAREYNWNVKNKASKGYEENYFFIFREGDGVYYNELETRVRLSKRRAKAGVQSGTNALLVVKHRDMNEKELEAQEARKAQLENHEPEEEEEEEMETEEKEAGGSDEEREKGSSSEKEGSEDERSGSESEREEGDRDEASDKSGSGEDESSEDEARAARDKEEIFGSDADSEDDADSDDEDRGRAHGSDNDSDSGSDGGGQRSRSASPFPSGSEHSAQEDGSEAAASDSSEAESDSD; this is translated from the exons ATGGCGCCCACTATCCAGACCCAGGCCCAGCGCGAGGATGGCCACAG TGTCTCTCTTTTACCCACCAGGCCCAATTCTCACCGGACTCTGCCTGAGAG GTCTGGAGTGGTCTGCCGAGTCAAGTACTGCAACAGCCTCCCTGACATCCCCTTCGACCCCAAGTTCATCACCTATCCCTTCGACCAGAACAG GTTCGTCCAGTACAAAGCGACTTCCTTGGAGAAACAGCACAAACATGATCTCCTGACTGAGCCAGACCTGGGAGTTACCATTGACCTCATCAACCCTGATACATACCGCATCGACCCCAATG TACTCCTAGATCCAGCTGATGAGAAGCTTTTGGAAGAGGAGATTCAGGCCCCTACCAGCTCCAAGAG ATCCCAGCAGCATGCAAAGGTGGTGCCATGGATGCGGAAGACAGAGTACATCTCCACCGAGTTCAATCGTTATGGCATttccaatgagaagcctgaggttAA GATTGGAGTTTCTGTGAAGCAGCAGTTCACTGAGGAAGAAATATACAAAGACAGGGATAGCCAGATCACAGCTATTGAGAAGACTTTTGAGGATGCCCAGAAATCC ATCTCCCAGCATTACAGCAAGCCCCGAGTGACACCAGTGGAGGTCATGCCTGTCTTTCCAGATTTTAAG ATGTGGATCAACCCTTGCGCTCAGGTAATCTTTGATTCAGACCCTGCCCCCAAGGACACAAGTGGTGCAGCTGCATTGGAGATGATGTCTCAGGCCATGATCAG GGGCATGATGGATGAGGAAGGGAACCAATTTGTGGCTTACTTCCTGCCTGTGGAAGAAACACTGAAGAAACGAAAACGGGACCAGGAAGAGGAGATGGATTATGCACCAGATGACGT GTACGACTACAAGATTGCTCGGGAGTACAACTGGAACGTGAAGAACAAGGCTAGCAAGGGCTACGAGGAGAACTACTTCTTCATCTTCCGAGAGGGTGATGGGGTTTACTACAATGAGTTGGAGACCAG GGTCCGCCTGAGTAAGCGCCGAGCCAAGGCTGGGGTTCAGTCGGGTACCAATGCCCTGCTTGTGGTCAAACACCGGGACATGAATGAGAAGGAACTAGAAGCCCAG GAGGCACGGAAGGCCCAGCTGGAGAACCACGAACccgaggaggaagaagaggaggaaatggagacgGAAGAGAAAGAAGCTGGGGGCTCAG atgaggaacgaGAGAAGGGCAGCAGCAGTGAGAAGGAAGGCAGCGAGGATGAGCGCTCAGGCAGTGAGAGTGAACGGGAGGAGGGTGACAGGGACGAGGCGAGTGACAAGAGTGGCAGCGGTGAGGATGAAAGCAGTGAGGATGAGGCCCGGGCTGCCAGGGACAAAGAGGAGATCTTCGGCAGTGATGCTGATTCGGAGGACGACGCTGACTCTGATGATGAGGACAGAGGACGGGCCCACGGCAGTGACAATGATTCAGACAGTGGCAGCGATGGGGGTGGCCAGCGGAGCCGGAGCGCCAGCCCCTTCCCCAGTGGCAGCGAGCATTCTGCTCAGGAGGATGGCAGTGAAGCTGCAGCTTCTGATTCCAGTGAAGCTGAAAGTGACAGTGACTGA
- the PAF1 gene encoding RNA polymerase II-associated factor 1 homolog isoform X2 gives MAPTIQTQAQREDGHRPNSHRTLPERSGVVCRVKYCNSLPDIPFDPKFITYPFDQNRFVQYKATSLEKQHKHDLLTEPDLGVTIDLINPDTYRIDPNVLLDPADEKLLEEEIQAPTSSKRSQQHAKVVPWMRKTEYISTEFNRYGISNEKPEVKIGVSVKQQFTEEEIYKDRDSQITAIEKTFEDAQKSISQHYSKPRVTPVEVMPVFPDFKMWINPCAQVIFDSDPAPKDTSGAAALEMMSQAMIRGMMDEEGNQFVAYFLPVEETLKKRKRDQEEEMDYAPDDVYDYKIAREYNWNVKNKASKGYEENYFFIFREGDGVYYNELETRVRLSKRRAKAGVQSGTNALLVVKHRDMNEKELEAQEARKAQLENHEPEEEEEEEMETEEKEAGGSDEEREKGSSSEKEGSEDERSGSESEREEGDRDEASDKSGSGEDESSEDEARAARDKEEIFGSDADSEDDADSDDEDRGRAHGSDNDSDSGSDGGGQRSRSASPFPSGSEHSAQEDGSEAAASDSSEAESDSD, from the exons ATGGCGCCCACTATCCAGACCCAGGCCCAGCGCGAGGATGGCCACAG GCCCAATTCTCACCGGACTCTGCCTGAGAG GTCTGGAGTGGTCTGCCGAGTCAAGTACTGCAACAGCCTCCCTGACATCCCCTTCGACCCCAAGTTCATCACCTATCCCTTCGACCAGAACAG GTTCGTCCAGTACAAAGCGACTTCCTTGGAGAAACAGCACAAACATGATCTCCTGACTGAGCCAGACCTGGGAGTTACCATTGACCTCATCAACCCTGATACATACCGCATCGACCCCAATG TACTCCTAGATCCAGCTGATGAGAAGCTTTTGGAAGAGGAGATTCAGGCCCCTACCAGCTCCAAGAG ATCCCAGCAGCATGCAAAGGTGGTGCCATGGATGCGGAAGACAGAGTACATCTCCACCGAGTTCAATCGTTATGGCATttccaatgagaagcctgaggttAA GATTGGAGTTTCTGTGAAGCAGCAGTTCACTGAGGAAGAAATATACAAAGACAGGGATAGCCAGATCACAGCTATTGAGAAGACTTTTGAGGATGCCCAGAAATCC ATCTCCCAGCATTACAGCAAGCCCCGAGTGACACCAGTGGAGGTCATGCCTGTCTTTCCAGATTTTAAG ATGTGGATCAACCCTTGCGCTCAGGTAATCTTTGATTCAGACCCTGCCCCCAAGGACACAAGTGGTGCAGCTGCATTGGAGATGATGTCTCAGGCCATGATCAG GGGCATGATGGATGAGGAAGGGAACCAATTTGTGGCTTACTTCCTGCCTGTGGAAGAAACACTGAAGAAACGAAAACGGGACCAGGAAGAGGAGATGGATTATGCACCAGATGACGT GTACGACTACAAGATTGCTCGGGAGTACAACTGGAACGTGAAGAACAAGGCTAGCAAGGGCTACGAGGAGAACTACTTCTTCATCTTCCGAGAGGGTGATGGGGTTTACTACAATGAGTTGGAGACCAG GGTCCGCCTGAGTAAGCGCCGAGCCAAGGCTGGGGTTCAGTCGGGTACCAATGCCCTGCTTGTGGTCAAACACCGGGACATGAATGAGAAGGAACTAGAAGCCCAG GAGGCACGGAAGGCCCAGCTGGAGAACCACGAACccgaggaggaagaagaggaggaaatggagacgGAAGAGAAAGAAGCTGGGGGCTCAG atgaggaacgaGAGAAGGGCAGCAGCAGTGAGAAGGAAGGCAGCGAGGATGAGCGCTCAGGCAGTGAGAGTGAACGGGAGGAGGGTGACAGGGACGAGGCGAGTGACAAGAGTGGCAGCGGTGAGGATGAAAGCAGTGAGGATGAGGCCCGGGCTGCCAGGGACAAAGAGGAGATCTTCGGCAGTGATGCTGATTCGGAGGACGACGCTGACTCTGATGATGAGGACAGAGGACGGGCCCACGGCAGTGACAATGATTCAGACAGTGGCAGCGATGGGGGTGGCCAGCGGAGCCGGAGCGCCAGCCCCTTCCCCAGTGGCAGCGAGCATTCTGCTCAGGAGGATGGCAGTGAAGCTGCAGCTTCTGATTCCAGTGAAGCTGAAAGTGACAGTGACTGA
- the MED29 gene encoding mediator of RNA polymerase II transcription subunit 29, with translation MAASQQQASAASSAASVSGPGSAGGSGPQQQPQPPTQLVGPAQSGLLQQQQQDFDPVQRYKMLIPQLKESLQTLMKVAAQNLIQNTNIDNGQKSSDGPIQRFDKCLEEFYALCDQLELCLRLAHECLSQSCDSAKHSPTLVPTATKPDAVQPDSLPYPQYLAVIKAQIACAKDIHTALLDCANKVTGKTPAPPTGPGGAL, from the exons ATGGCTGCCTCCCAGCAGCAGGCTTCCGCGGCTTCCTCTGCCGCTAGTGTGTCAGGTCCGGGTTCGGCCGGTGGCTCGGGTCCCCAGCAGCAGCCACAACCACCAACACAGCTTGTGGGACCTGCCCAGAGCGGGCTTTTGCAGCAACAGCAACAGGACTTCGATCCTGTGCAGCGCTATAAGATGCTCATCCCGCAGCTGAAGGAAAGTCTGCAG aCCTTGATGAAGGTTGCAGCCCAGAACTTGATTCAGAACACTAACATTGACAACGGACA GAAGAGCAGCGATGGACCCATTCAGCGCTTTGACAAGTGTCTGGAGGAGTTCTACGCACTCTGTGACCAGCTAGAGCTCTGCCTG CGCCTGGCCCATGAGTGCCTGTCACAGAGTTGCGACAGTGCCAAGCACTCTCCGACACTGGTGCCCACAGCCACCAAGCCCGACGCCGTCCAGCCTGACAGCCTGCCCTATCCGCAGTACCTGGCGGTCATCAAAGCCCAGATTGCCTGTGCCAAGGACATTCACACTGCCCTGCTGGACTGCGCCAACAAGGTCACAGGCAAGACGCCTGCACCGCCTACGGGCCCGGGGGGCGCCCTGTGa